The following proteins are encoded in a genomic region of Protaetiibacter sp. SSC-01:
- a CDS encoding class II aldolase/adducin family protein produces MNRFEPRIEVAVARVRAEVARLHKLLVRGGLATWTSGVVSGRVPDSELFVIKPGGLDHSELAPDNMVLVDLDGNVVDGTPGAEHPPTRGVTVHAALYRHSDDIGGVVHTHSPYATAFALRGESVPAVSTTVADEFGGPVPLLPYTGPDAEVAREVAAVLDAQPSRAVLLERHGAYAVGERPRDAVRAAVLLEDAARAVQLARATGADIRPLDTGDIARIRDRRLRVDAERRAAERDAELATAGSYPTSRPGSTRTGGETGSWTTPGSIGSTPDNDVRTNTQ; encoded by the coding sequence GTGAACCGCTTCGAGCCGCGCATCGAGGTGGCCGTCGCGCGCGTTCGCGCCGAGGTCGCCCGACTGCACAAGCTGCTCGTGCGCGGGGGCCTCGCGACCTGGACGAGCGGCGTCGTCTCCGGCCGTGTGCCCGACTCCGAGCTCTTCGTCATCAAGCCCGGCGGCCTCGACCACTCCGAGCTCGCGCCCGACAACATGGTGCTCGTCGACCTCGACGGCAACGTCGTCGACGGCACCCCCGGAGCCGAGCACCCGCCCACGCGCGGCGTCACCGTGCACGCCGCCCTCTACCGGCACTCGGACGACATCGGCGGCGTCGTCCACACCCACTCGCCCTACGCCACCGCGTTCGCCCTTCGCGGCGAGTCCGTGCCTGCCGTCTCGACGACCGTCGCCGACGAGTTCGGCGGCCCCGTGCCGCTCCTGCCCTACACGGGCCCGGATGCCGAGGTCGCCCGCGAGGTCGCCGCGGTCCTCGACGCGCAGCCGAGCCGCGCCGTGCTGCTCGAGCGTCACGGCGCCTACGCCGTGGGGGAGCGGCCGCGCGACGCGGTCCGCGCCGCCGTGCTGCTCGAGGACGCCGCGCGCGCCGTGCAGCTCGCCCGCGCGACGGGCGCCGACATCCGCCCCCTCGACACGGGCGACATCGCCCGCATCCGCGACCGGCGCCTGCGCGTCGATGCGGAGCGCCGCGCCGCCGAGCGCGACGCCGAGCTCGCGACAGCGGGCTCCTACCCGACCTCCCGACCGGGCTCGACCCGGACAGGCGGCGAGACCGGTTCATGGACGACACCGGGATCGATCGGCTCCACCCCCGACAACGACGTCCGCACCAACACACAGTGA
- a CDS encoding LacI family DNA-binding transcriptional regulator: protein MTLDPAGGRPPSIRDVARLAGVSHQTVSRVLNNHPSIRDTTRQRVLDVMAELQYRPNRAARALASSRSRTIGILSAMSTDYGPASIMTSVEAAARSNGYWVSIANIDPTVENSIADALDQLRAQAVEGIVVVAPQKRVFEALATLPFEVPYVALQSVGENGHALFFDQYAGARLATRHLLELGHRGIYHLTGPQDWIEADARMQGFLDEMNAWDAPTTAPILGDWSADFGYFAGQELLRVRDFTAVFASNDQMALGLLHAFRDGGVDVPGEVSIVGFDDIPEAAHFWPPLTTVRQDFAELGSRAVAFLLGELDETRTIEPQLVVRSSTAPAHR from the coding sequence GTGACTCTCGACCCGGCCGGCGGCCGTCCGCCCAGCATCCGCGATGTCGCGCGGCTCGCCGGGGTGTCGCACCAGACCGTCTCGCGCGTGCTCAACAACCACCCGAGCATCCGCGACACGACGCGGCAGCGCGTGCTCGACGTCATGGCCGAGCTGCAGTACCGACCGAACCGAGCCGCCCGCGCGCTCGCCTCGAGCCGCTCGCGCACGATCGGCATCCTCTCGGCGATGAGCACCGACTACGGGCCCGCGTCGATCATGACGAGCGTCGAGGCGGCCGCGCGCTCGAACGGCTACTGGGTGAGCATCGCCAACATCGACCCGACGGTCGAGAACTCGATCGCCGACGCGCTCGACCAGCTGCGCGCGCAGGCCGTCGAGGGGATCGTCGTCGTCGCACCGCAGAAGCGCGTGTTCGAGGCGCTCGCGACGCTGCCGTTCGAGGTGCCCTACGTGGCGCTGCAGTCGGTCGGCGAGAACGGTCACGCTCTGTTCTTCGACCAGTACGCGGGCGCGCGCCTCGCGACGCGGCACCTGCTCGAGCTCGGCCACCGCGGTATCTACCACCTCACGGGTCCGCAGGACTGGATCGAGGCGGATGCGCGCATGCAGGGCTTCCTCGACGAGATGAACGCGTGGGACGCGCCCACGACGGCGCCCATCCTCGGCGACTGGTCCGCCGACTTCGGCTACTTCGCCGGACAGGAGCTGCTGCGCGTGCGCGATTTCACGGCGGTGTTCGCGTCGAACGACCAGATGGCACTCGGTCTGCTGCACGCCTTCCGCGACGGCGGCGTCGACGTGCCGGGCGAGGTGAGCATCGTGGGCTTCGACGACATCCCCGAGGCCGCGCACTTCTGGCCTCCGCTCACGACCGTGCGCCAGGACTTCGCCGAGCTCGGCAGCCGCGCCGTCGCGTTCCTGCTGGGGGAGCTCGACGAGACGCGCACGATCGAGCCGCAGCTCGTGGTGCGCTCGTCGACGGCTCCCGCGCACCGCTGA
- a CDS encoding FadR/GntR family transcriptional regulator produces MPAYPSSDAHLICDALVPLAPGSGASAVTSRLLELFTSGSIAPGARLPPERRLAEVLAVSRSAVREALATLDTLGVVETRPGAGTFLRSQRSAVLPESIRWSMLVGERDLEELVELRSALEIHAAWLAAERAPAATAARLSPHLDRAAANLDDLGVFIDADREFHRELARATGNTTLQDLLDITHGLLRSLAGGTPEARRLAGIALDEHRAVLTAIASGDPEAASAAMRSHMRTAAQLLRAEAAA; encoded by the coding sequence ATGCCGGCGTACCCGAGCAGCGACGCGCATCTGATCTGCGATGCGCTCGTTCCGCTGGCGCCCGGCAGCGGGGCGTCGGCCGTCACGTCGCGCCTGCTCGAGCTCTTCACGAGCGGATCGATCGCGCCCGGCGCGCGCCTCCCTCCCGAGCGGCGTCTCGCCGAGGTGCTCGCCGTGAGCCGGTCTGCCGTGCGCGAGGCCCTCGCGACGCTCGACACCCTCGGCGTCGTCGAGACGCGTCCCGGCGCAGGCACCTTCCTGCGCTCGCAGCGCAGCGCCGTGCTGCCGGAGAGCATCCGCTGGAGCATGCTCGTGGGCGAGCGCGACCTCGAGGAGCTCGTCGAGCTGCGTAGCGCGCTCGAGATCCACGCGGCGTGGCTCGCGGCCGAGCGCGCCCCGGCGGCGACCGCCGCACGCCTCTCCCCGCACCTCGACCGTGCGGCGGCGAACCTCGACGACCTCGGCGTCTTCATCGACGCCGACCGCGAGTTCCACCGCGAGCTCGCGCGCGCGACGGGAAACACGACCCTGCAAGACCTGCTCGACATCACGCACGGCCTGCTCCGCTCGCTCGCGGGCGGCACCCCCGAGGCCCGCCGCCTCGCGGGCATCGCGCTCGACGAGCACCGCGCCGTGCTCACGGCGATCGCGTCGGGCGACCCCGAGGCCGCGTCGGCGGCCATGCGATCGCACATGCGCACGGCGGCGCAGCTGCTGCGCGCCGAGGCGGCCGCGTGA
- a CDS encoding carbohydrate kinase family protein — MTRIRVVGPASWNRMVVLDALPQPVPHMEFARDWFDTLGGTSAGKALHLAALGRDVVLDALVGPDEAGARIREALVRGGVEARLHAAARSEQHLNLMTPAGERLSLYLATPDEPAPEASDPAALADADLAVVDLAPRGAELLPAAREAGIPVWTDLHDYDGESAFHRPFLEAAEAVFMNADRTDDPWALLARCIDAGPRIAVCTLGADGAIALDADGRRWSADAALATVVDTNGAGDAFFAGFLDAHLSGADVGRSLEAGARQAVQALATRHLHPSLGD; from the coding sequence GTGACCCGCATCCGCGTCGTCGGCCCCGCATCCTGGAACCGCATGGTCGTGCTCGATGCGCTGCCCCAGCCCGTGCCGCACATGGAGTTCGCGCGCGACTGGTTCGACACGCTCGGCGGTACCTCGGCGGGCAAGGCACTGCACCTCGCGGCGCTCGGTCGCGACGTCGTGCTCGACGCGCTCGTGGGCCCCGACGAGGCGGGCGCGCGCATCCGCGAGGCCCTCGTGCGTGGCGGCGTCGAAGCGCGGCTGCACGCGGCGGCGCGCAGCGAGCAGCACCTCAACCTCATGACGCCCGCGGGCGAGCGGCTCTCCCTCTACCTCGCGACGCCCGACGAGCCCGCGCCCGAGGCATCCGATCCCGCCGCGCTCGCGGATGCCGACCTCGCCGTCGTCGACCTCGCGCCACGCGGCGCCGAGCTGCTGCCCGCGGCGCGCGAGGCGGGCATCCCCGTGTGGACCGACCTGCACGACTACGACGGCGAGAGCGCGTTCCACCGCCCGTTCCTCGAGGCGGCCGAGGCGGTGTTCATGAACGCCGACCGCACGGACGACCCGTGGGCGCTGCTCGCCCGCTGCATCGACGCGGGCCCGCGCATCGCCGTGTGCACGCTCGGGGCCGATGGCGCGATCGCGCTCGACGCCGACGGGCGGCGCTGGTCGGCGGATGCGGCCCTCGCGACCGTCGTCGACACGAACGGCGCGGGCGACGCGTTCTTCGCGGGATTCCTCGACGCGCACCTGTCGGGAGCGGATGTCGGGCGGAGCCTCGAGGCGGGCGCGCGCCAGGCGGTCCAGGCCCTCGCCACGCGGCACCTGCATCCGTCGCTCGGCGACTGA